The Streptomyces achromogenes genome window below encodes:
- a CDS encoding UTP--glucose-1-phosphate uridylyltransferase: MSPTIRRAVIPAAGLGSRLLPLTKATPKEMLPVGDKPVIEHTVRELVDSGITDITIVVSGGKSLIQDHFRPNPALVAQLRADGKTAYADAVEEVAELARRGHITYLDQHGPYGNGTPVLNAARAFGDEPVLVLWPDDVFVAEVPRAQQLIRAYELTGCPVLALLPMDPGDSQRYGVPIVKEDLGGGTLRITGLVEKPRPADAPSSYAAIGGYVVTPGIIDELREQTRRWYEHRTGEVYLTDAINAYAATRAVYGQVIQGRWYDTGNPADYLVAQMAFALAHPEYGPVLRGLVAGLDADRAAGHRPQAES, encoded by the coding sequence ATGTCCCCGACGATCCGCAGGGCAGTGATCCCTGCCGCCGGACTGGGCTCCCGTCTGCTGCCCCTGACCAAGGCGACCCCCAAGGAAATGCTCCCGGTCGGCGACAAGCCGGTCATCGAGCACACCGTGCGCGAGCTGGTGGACTCGGGGATCACCGACATCACCATCGTCGTCTCCGGCGGCAAGAGCCTCATCCAGGACCACTTCCGGCCCAACCCCGCCCTCGTCGCCCAACTTCGCGCGGACGGCAAGACGGCCTACGCGGACGCGGTGGAGGAGGTCGCCGAGCTGGCCCGGCGGGGCCACATCACCTACCTCGACCAGCACGGCCCGTACGGAAACGGCACCCCCGTCCTCAACGCCGCCCGCGCCTTCGGCGACGAGCCCGTCCTGGTGCTGTGGCCCGACGACGTCTTCGTGGCGGAGGTGCCCCGCGCGCAACAGCTGATCCGCGCCTACGAACTGACGGGGTGTCCGGTCCTGGCCCTGCTGCCGATGGACCCGGGCGACTCCCAGCGCTACGGCGTGCCCATTGTCAAGGAGGACCTCGGCGGCGGCACCCTGCGGATCACCGGCCTGGTCGAGAAACCCCGGCCCGCCGACGCCCCGTCGTCGTACGCGGCCATCGGCGGCTACGTCGTCACCCCCGGCATCATCGACGAACTGCGCGAGCAGACCCGGCGCTGGTACGAGCACCGGACCGGCGAGGTCTACCTGACCGACGCGATCAACGCCTACGCCGCCACCCGCGCGGTGTACGGGCAGGTCATCCAGGGGCGTTGGTACGACACCGGCAACCCGGCCGACTACCTCGTCGCGCAGATGGCGTTCGCGCTCGCTCATCCCGAGTACGGGCCGGTCCTGCGGGGCCTGGTCGCCGGACTCGACGCCGACCGCGCCGCCGGCCACCGGCCGCAGGCCGAATCCTGA
- a CDS encoding GlsB/YeaQ/YmgE family stress response membrane protein translates to MGIIAWIVIGLLAGAIAKALMPGKDPGGIIVTMLIGIVGGLLGGWLGKVIFGVDSIDGFFDLSTWIAAIVGSFILLALYRLVTGNRHSHRHA, encoded by the coding sequence ATGGGCATCATCGCGTGGATTGTCATCGGCCTGCTCGCCGGCGCCATCGCCAAGGCCTTGATGCCGGGCAAGGACCCCGGCGGCATCATCGTCACCATGCTCATCGGCATCGTCGGCGGTCTGCTGGGCGGCTGGCTCGGAAAGGTGATCTTCGGCGTCGACTCCATCGACGGGTTCTTCGACCTCTCCACCTGGATCGCCGCGATCGTCGGCTCCTTCATCCTGCTCGCCCTCTACCGCCTCGTGACCGGCAACCGGCACTCGCACCGCCACGCATGA
- a CDS encoding cold-shock protein codes for MASGTVKWFNSEKGFGFIAQDGGGPDVFAHYSNISGNGYRELVEGEQVTFDVTQGQKGPQAENIVRG; via the coding sequence ATGGCCAGCGGCACCGTGAAGTGGTTCAACTCCGAAAAGGGCTTCGGATTCATCGCCCAGGACGGCGGCGGACCGGATGTCTTCGCCCACTACTCCAACATCTCCGGCAACGGCTACCGGGAACTGGTGGAGGGAGAGCAGGTCACCTTCGATGTGACCCAGGGCCAGAAGGGACCTCAGGCCGAGAACATCGTCCGCGGCTGA